One window from the genome of Oryctolagus cuniculus chromosome 1, mOryCun1.1, whole genome shotgun sequence encodes:
- the LOC100343538 gene encoding olfactory receptor 5B3-like, whose translation MENRTEVAQFILLGLTNDPKLQVPLFVMFFLIYTITLVGNLGIIVLILWDCRLHTPMYFFLGHLSLVDFCYSSAVTPTVMAEFLMSNNVISYGSCVVQMFFFAAFATVENFLLASMAYDRYVAVCKPLHYTATMTTSVCARLITGSYIYSFLNSSIHVRNTFSLSFCKSNVVHHFFCDLPAVMALSCSNRRVSELILLYVVSFNVFFALLVILISYIFIFITILKMHSSEGRQKAFSTCASHLTALSIFYGTVIFMYLQPSSSHSMDIDKIASVFYTMIIPMLNPIVYSLRNKEVKRAFIKVILGAKLSLGL comes from the coding sequence ATGGAGAACAGGACAGAAGTGGCACAGTTCATCCTTCTAGGACTAACCAATGACCCAAAACTGCAGGTTCCCCTCTTTGTTATGTTCTTCCTAATCTATACCATCACTCTGGTTGGAAACCTGGGAATAATTGTATTAATTCTCTGGGACTGTCGTCTCCACACTCCCATGTACTTTTTCCTTGGTCACCTGTCTCTGGTGGACTTTTGCTACTCTTCAGCTGTCACTCCCACTGTCATGGCTGAATTCCTTATGAGCAACAATGTCATCTCCTACGGTTCCTGTGTTGTTCAGATGTTCTTTTTTGCAGCCTTTGCTACTGTAGAAAATTTCCTTTTGGCATCTATGGCTTATGACCGCTATGTAGCAGTATGCAAACCCCTACATTACACTGCCACCATGACAACAAGTGTGTGTGCTCGTCTCATCACAGGTTCCTATATCTATAGTTTCCTGAATTCTTCCATACATGTTAGGAATACATTcagcctctctttctgtaaatccaATGTGGTCCACCACTTTTTCTGTGACCTTCCAGCAGTTATGGCTCTTTCTTGTTCCAATAGGCGTGTTAGTGAACTGATTCTTCTTTATGTTGTGAGCTTCAATGTCTTTTTTGCCCTCCTGGTTATCTTGAtttcatacattttcatttttatcaccaTTCTTAAGATGCACTCCTCTGAAGGACGTCAGAAGGCCTTTTCCACCTGTGCTTCCCACCTCACTGCACTCTCCATCTTCTATGGGACAGTCATCTTTATGTACctacagcccagctccagccactccaTGGACATTGACAAAATAGCATCTGTGTTCTACACTATGATTATTCCCATGCTGAACCCGATAGTGTATAGCTTGAGGAACAAGGAAGTCAAGAGAGCATTTATAAAGGTTATTTTAGGGGCAAAGTTGTCGTTAGGATTGTGA